A segment of the Verrucomicrobiota bacterium genome:
CGCCAGCGGCGAAATGCCGAAGGCCGAGAAGAAGCTCGCTCCGGAACAAATCGCGCTCATCAGCCAGTGGATCGCTGCCGGCGCGAAGACTGAGAAACCCGAACCTGCCTCGCTCGGCGACGGCTACCACTTCACCGAGACGGAGCGGAATTACTGGGCCTTCCAGCGCGTGAAGCGCCCCGTGCCGCCGACGATCCGCAATCCGCCATCGGCCATCCGCAATCCAATCGATGCGTTCCTGCTTGCCAGGCTCGCCGAGAAGAAGCTCGCGTTCTCGCCCGAGGCCGACCGCGCCACGCTCGTGCGCCGCGTTGCGTTCGATCTCACCGGACTCCCGCCGACGCCAGAGGAGATCCAGCGCTTCGCCGTCGGCTCCTTGAAGTCCGCCTCGTCCGACACGTCCGCCTCGTCCTACGAATCCATGCTCGACCACTACCTCGCCTCGCCCCACTACGGCGAGCGCTGGGGCCGCCACTGGCTCGACGTCGCGGGCTATGCCGACTCCGAGGGTTACAACGAGGCCGACCTCGTCCGGCAATGGGCGTGGAAGTATCGCGACTACGTCATCCAGTCGCTCAACAGCGACAAGCCGTTCGATCGGTTCATCCGCGAACAACTCGCGGGCGACGAGATGGTCAAGCCGCCTTACAAAAACCTCGACGCCGACGCCGTCGAAAAGCTCACGGCCACGGGCTTCCTGCGCATGGTCCCCGACGGCACGGCGTCCGCGGGCGTCGAGCAGAAGGCTGCGCGCAACGCCGTCGTCGCCGACGTCATCAAGGTCGTCTCCACGTCGCTGATGGGCCTGACCGTCGGCTGCGCACAGTGCCACGATCATCGTTACGACCCGATACCCCAGGCGGATTACTACCGGTTGCGCGCCGTGTTCGAGCCCGCCCTCGACCCGAAGAACTGGCGCACGCCGCCGGCGCGGCTCGTCTCGCTCCAGCACGACGCCGACCGCGCGAAGGCCGCCGGGATCGAGACGGAAGCCAATGTCATCGAAACCGCGCGCCTCGCGAAACAGGAGGAATTCATCGCCGAGGTGCTCGAGAAGGAACTGCTCAAGCGCCCGGAGGAACTGCGCGCGCCATTGCGGGAAGCCTACAAAACCGCCGCCGCCAAGCGCACCGCCGCGCAGACGAAACTGCTCCGCGACCACCCGACCGTCGGCCAGCTCAGTCCCGGCTCGCTGTATCTTTACGAGCAGAAGAAGGCGGACGAACTCACGAAGATGACCGACGAGGCCAACAAGATTCGCGCGAGGAAACCCGTCGAGGAAATGGTGCCCACGCTCACGGAGCCAGCCGCCGCGAGCAACGTCGTCACCGTCGTCTTCCATCGAGGCGACCCCGACCAGCCGAAGCAAGTCGTGAAGCCCGGCGACCTCACCGTGCTCGCCTCGTGGCGCCCGGTGGACTTGCTTGAGAAAGACCCGGCGCTGCCCTCGACTGGACGCCGGCTCGCCTTCGCCAAGGAGCTCACCGACGGCTCGCATCCCCTCACGGCACGCGTGCTCGTGAACCGCGTGTGGATGCACCACTTCGGCCGCGGCATCGTGGCGAGCGCGGGCGACTTCGGATTGCTCGGCGAGCGCCCGACGCATCCGGAGCTGCTCGACTGGCTCACGAGCGAGTTCGTCGCGCAAGGCTGGAGCCTCAAGCAGCTCCACAAGCTCATCATGACCAGCGCGGCATACCGGCAGCGGGCGGGAAACGCGGAACTCGGACGGCGCAACACCGGGGCCCGGCACGTTTCCACCGCTCCCCATTTGATCGATCCCGACAACCGCCTGCTCTGGCACTTCCCGCTGCGGCGCGTCGAGGCGGAGACGTTGCGCGACGCGATGCTCGCCGTCAGCGGCAAGCTCAACCCCAGGCAGGGCGGAGCGCCCGTGCCCATCATGACCGACGAGACCGGGCAGGTCGTCGTGGGCGTCAACACCGACGACACCGCGGGCCGGCCGAGCGGCCGATTCGTGCCGCTCAACGGCGAGGAATTCCGCCGCAGCCTCTACATTCAGGTGCGCCGCACCAAGCCCGTCGGATTGATGGAGACCTTCGACGCGCCGCGCATGGAGCCGAACTGCGAGTCGCGCAGCGCCTCGACCGTCGCGCCGCAATCGCTTGCGCTGATGAACGGCGAGTTCGCGGTCACACAGTCGAAGTTCTTCGCCGAGCGCGTCGCGAAGGAGGCCGGCGACGCGCCCGAGGCGCAGGTGAAGCGCGCGTGGCTGCTGGCCTTCGCGCGGACGCCGAGCGACGCCGAACTGAAGGACTCGCTCGACTTCCTCGACACGCAGTTGAGCCTCTTCACCAAACAATCCACGGAGAAACCCGCCGAACCCGTTGCGGCCGCGCCCGCCGCGAAAGCGCCCGCGCCAAAAGCTGCCGGGGCGGCGAAAGGCAAGGAACCTCCGCCGGGAGCGCCTGCCGCGCAGGCACTGGCTACGTTCTGCCAGGCATTGCTCACGTCGAACCGCTTTTTGTATGTGGATTGAGTTGAATGCGGTGCGCACGAACCTGAACGAATGAAAGCAACAGCTCCCAGACTCACCCGGCGCAACTTTGTCTCCGCAGCCTCCGTCGCAGGCGCGGCGGCCGCGCTCGGGAGCGCGCGCGGCTTGGGGCAGGAAGCAAAGGCACGCGGCACGGACCTCGCCGACCCCGCGCGTCCCGCGAAGCATGTCCTGCTCATCGTCGGCGAGAACTTCGAGGAGCTCGAATTCGCGGCGTTCACCGGCGTGCTGGCGTGGACGCGCGTTTACAGCTTCAAGGGCACGCCCATCAACGTGACCGTCGCGGGCTTCGACAAGGTGATCGGCGGCATGGGGAGCATGCGCATCGTGCCGGACGTGCTCGTCGGCGAGTTGACCGACAAGGAAATCGAGTCACTCGACGCCGTGGCCATTCCGTGTTCCGTCGGCCCGGGCCGCGGCCGGCGCACGGGCAGGGGCCAGGCGCACCTCGAAAGCAAGCCGGTGCTCGACATCGTGAAGCGCGTCCACGCCAAAGGCGGCGTGATCGCCACGATGTGCTGCTCCCGCGAGACCCTCGCGAAAGCCGGCCTGCTCAAGCCCGAGGACACGCAGTGCCGCTACTGGACGGAGGCGAAAAAGAACGACGCGTCACGCTCGTCCGCCGCCGACGCGCCCATCGTCGTCTCCAACCGCATCATCAGCACGATGGGCCCGGCCGTGTCCTGGCAGTCCGTGATGGTGCTCATCGAGTTGCTGCTCGGCAGGGAACAGGCGGCGGACTTCGTGAAGACCTGCCCGTGGGTGTTCGGCCAGAGGGACGAACTCACGCTCAAGGTTCCTGTTCATCACGTGACAACCACGAAGCGTTGAGCAATCCTTGAGGCGAACATGAAGTCAACCACCTGCAACTCGCGCCGCCACTTCCTCGCGCAATCGGGCTTCGGCCTCGGCTCGGTCGCGCTCGCGTGGCTGCTCAAGCAGGACGGCCTGCTCGCGCAGGACGCCTCCAAGCCCGAGCTGTCGCGCCCCGAGCTCGAACAGAAGCAATTCGACCTGCTGCCCAAGCGCCCGCACTTCGAACCGCGCGCGCGCGCGATGATCTCGATGTTCATGCAGGGCGGGCCGAGCCACATCGACCTGTTCGACCCGAAGCCCGAGCTCGCGAAATACGACGGCCAGAAATTCCCCGGCGAGGTGAAATACGACAACGCCGCGCAGGCCAGCCCACGCGCGCTCGGGTCGCCGTGGAGTTTTTCGAGGCACGGACAGAGCGGCATCGAACTCTCCGAACTCGTGCCCGGACTTGCGGGCATCATTGACGACGTGTGCCTGCTCCGCGGCATGCACACGGGCGTGAACAATCACGGCCAGTCCATCTACGCGCTGCAAAACGGCCGCATCCTCGGCGGCCGGCCGACGCTCGGGAGCTGGCTCGGCTACGCGCTCGGCAGCGAGGCGCGCGACCTGCCGGCGTTCGTGGCGCTGACCGACCCGCGCGGCCTGCCGGTGCTCGGCGTGGACAACTGGACCCACGGCTGGCTGCCCTCGATTTACCAGGGCACCGCGGTGCGCGCGAAGGAGCCGCGCATCCTCAACCTCGACCCGCCGCCGCACCTGCGCGGCGAGGCGCAGCAGAATTACCTGGGCTTCCTCGACAAGTTGAACCGCGAGCATCTCAAGCAGCATCCGGGCGAAAGTGACCTGGAGGCGCGCATCGCCAGCTACGAACTCGCCGCGAAAATGCAGACGGCCGCGAAGGAGGCGCTCGACATCGCCCACGAAAGCGCCGCGACGAAGAAACTCTACGGTGTGGACGACCCGGCCACGCGAGACTTCGGCACACGCTGCCTGCTCGCGCGGCGGCTCATCGAGCGCGGCGTGCGCTTCGT
Coding sequences within it:
- a CDS encoding twin-arginine translocation signal domain-containing protein, with translation MKATAPRLTRRNFVSAASVAGAAAALGSARGLGQEAKARGTDLADPARPAKHVLLIVGENFEELEFAAFTGVLAWTRVYSFKGTPINVTVAGFDKVIGGMGSMRIVPDVLVGELTDKEIESLDAVAIPCSVGPGRGRRTGRGQAHLESKPVLDIVKRVHAKGGVIATMCCSRETLAKAGLLKPEDTQCRYWTEAKKNDASRSSAADAPIVVSNRIISTMGPAVSWQSVMVLIELLLGREQAADFVKTCPWVFGQRDELTLKVPVHHVTTTKR
- a CDS encoding DUF1553 domain-containing protein, with translation MQRAAQTLTLPIRRVLLAVLVLDAAGAAAAPSSKSAPAYETDIRPILKANCFHCHGEGDKLKGGLDLRLRHFIAKGGGSGPAIVPGKPDKSLLFKQVASGEMPKAEKKLAPEQIALISQWIAAGAKTEKPEPASLGDGYHFTETERNYWAFQRVKRPVPPTIRNPPSAIRNPIDAFLLARLAEKKLAFSPEADRATLVRRVAFDLTGLPPTPEEIQRFAVGSLKSASSDTSASSYESMLDHYLASPHYGERWGRHWLDVAGYADSEGYNEADLVRQWAWKYRDYVIQSLNSDKPFDRFIREQLAGDEMVKPPYKNLDADAVEKLTATGFLRMVPDGTASAGVEQKAARNAVVADVIKVVSTSLMGLTVGCAQCHDHRYDPIPQADYYRLRAVFEPALDPKNWRTPPARLVSLQHDADRAKAAGIETEANVIETARLAKQEEFIAEVLEKELLKRPEELRAPLREAYKTAAAKRTAAQTKLLRDHPTVGQLSPGSLYLYEQKKADELTKMTDEANKIRARKPVEEMVPTLTEPAAASNVVTVVFHRGDPDQPKQVVKPGDLTVLASWRPVDLLEKDPALPSTGRRLAFAKELTDGSHPLTARVLVNRVWMHHFGRGIVASAGDFGLLGERPTHPELLDWLTSEFVAQGWSLKQLHKLIMTSAAYRQRAGNAELGRRNTGARHVSTAPHLIDPDNRLLWHFPLRRVEAETLRDAMLAVSGKLNPRQGGAPVPIMTDETGQVVVGVNTDDTAGRPSGRFVPLNGEEFRRSLYIQVRRTKPVGLMETFDAPRMEPNCESRSASTVAPQSLALMNGEFAVTQSKFFAERVAKEAGDAPEAQVKRAWLLAFARTPSDAELKDSLDFLDTQLSLFTKQSTEKPAEPVAAAPAAKAPAPKAAGAAKGKEPPPGAPAAQALATFCQALLTSNRFLYVD
- a CDS encoding DUF1501 domain-containing protein, coding for MKSTTCNSRRHFLAQSGFGLGSVALAWLLKQDGLLAQDASKPELSRPELEQKQFDLLPKRPHFEPRARAMISMFMQGGPSHIDLFDPKPELAKYDGQKFPGEVKYDNAAQASPRALGSPWSFSRHGQSGIELSELVPGLAGIIDDVCLLRGMHTGVNNHGQSIYALQNGRILGGRPTLGSWLGYALGSEARDLPAFVALTDPRGLPVLGVDNWTHGWLPSIYQGTAVRAKEPRILNLDPPPHLRGEAQQNYLGFLDKLNREHLKQHPGESDLEARIASYELAAKMQTAAKEALDIAHESAATKKLYGVDDPATRDFGTRCLLARRLIERGVRFVQIYTGNQSWDHHGSIRSALPAACTYVDKPAAALVTDLKSRGLLDSTVVHWGGEMGRLPTIQNDVGKEKVGRDHNTYGFSMWVAGGGFKGGITYGETDEFGHKAVKDVVNHFDYHATLLHLFGLDHAKLTFKRNNTEMSLTDGQPGRVVNEILRA